In Chloroflexota bacterium, the following are encoded in one genomic region:
- a CDS encoding PLDc_N domain-containing protein, with amino-acid sequence MPQITFTELAILLLLAVNTAFWVWMLVEAVTRETDARQRALWSVVIVLGQGLGALAYFVARRPLTTKTRT; translated from the coding sequence ATGCCGCAGATAACTTTCACCGAGTTGGCAATTCTGCTTCTTCTGGCTGTAAACACGGCCTTTTGGGTCTGGATGCTGGTAGAGGCAGTCACTCGGGAGACAGATGCTCGGCAAAGGGCATTGTGGAGTGTCGTTATTGTCTTGGGGCAGGGGTTGGGGGCTCTAGCCTACTTCGTTGCCAGACGGCCGCTGACTACAAAAACAAGGACCTAG
- a CDS encoding bifunctional phosphoglucose/phosphomannose isomerase: protein MRKLDPSGMGEAIAGLPRHCREAWEAVQGLALPPDYALAENALIAGMGGSAIGGALLAGILADECPVPLIVCRDYDLPAFVDDRTLVIASSYSGNTEETLSAAHQARQRGARIIALTSGGELARLAKEWGAPMYAIPFKGQPRAALGYSLIPLLGIAQKLGWVGDKSAEVAEAAAVVEGWGAELAPHVPAKRNAAKQLAARLHGRVPLTYGAEHLGPVATRWQGQFNENAKNFAGHAILPELCHNAVEGFGHPEGVGAPLTVFILRSDRYHPRNALRCDIVGEVLDRNGIAWEAVRPRGQSRLAEVLSLVHFGDWVSYYLALLNGEDPTRIASIGHVKRRLG from the coding sequence ATGAGAAAGTTGGACCCCTCGGGCATGGGCGAGGCCATCGCCGGCCTGCCCCGCCACTGCCGCGAGGCGTGGGAGGCCGTACAGGGCCTGGCTCTCCCGCCCGACTACGCCCTGGCCGAGAACGCCCTCATCGCCGGCATGGGCGGGTCGGCCATCGGCGGGGCGCTCCTGGCGGGCATCCTCGCCGACGAGTGCCCCGTGCCCCTGATCGTATGCCGCGACTACGACCTGCCCGCCTTCGTGGACGACCGGACGCTGGTCATCGCGTCCTCGTACTCGGGCAACACCGAGGAGACGCTCTCGGCGGCGCACCAGGCTCGCCAGCGCGGCGCGCGCATCATCGCCCTCACGTCGGGCGGGGAACTGGCGCGCCTGGCGAAGGAGTGGGGCGCGCCCATGTACGCCATCCCGTTCAAGGGCCAGCCCCGCGCCGCGCTGGGATACTCCCTGATCCCGCTCCTGGGCATCGCGCAGAAGTTGGGCTGGGTGGGCGACAAGAGCGCCGAGGTGGCCGAGGCGGCCGCCGTCGTAGAGGGTTGGGGCGCGGAACTGGCCCCGCACGTCCCCGCCAAGAGGAACGCCGCCAAGCAGTTGGCCGCGCGGCTCCACGGGCGCGTCCCCCTCACCTACGGGGCCGAGCACCTGGGGCCTGTCGCCACGCGATGGCAGGGCCAGTTCAACGAGAACGCCAAGAACTTCGCGGGCCACGCCATTCTGCCAGAACTGTGCCACAATGCCGTGGAGGGGTTTGGCCATCCAGAGGGCGTGGGCGCGCCGCTTACCGTGTTCATCCTTCGGTCTGACCGCTACCACCCGCGCAACGCGCTCCGCTGCGACATCGTGGGCGAGGTGCTGGACCGAAACGGCATCGCGTGGGAAGCGGTGCGCCCCAGGGGGCAAAGCCGCCTGGCCGAAGTGCTGAGCCTGGTCCACTTCGGCGACTGGGTGAGTTACTACCTGGCGCTGCTGAACGGCGAGGACCCGACGAGGATTGCGAGCATCGGCCACGTCAAGCGTCGGCTGGGATAG
- the rsmI gene encoding 16S rRNA (cytidine(1402)-2'-O)-methyltransferase, whose protein sequence is MRAHKEGVLGTLYLVATPIGNLEDITLRALRVLRDVSLIAAEDTRHTRKLLARYDIHTPTTSYFEHNKLAKLDAILAALEAGDVALVSDAGMPGISDPGYELVRAALERGFPVVPVPGPSAIVAALAASGLPTDAFVYVGFLPRKAGERRKALESLRGERRTLILYEAPHRLLDALGDILTTLGDRPMAIARELTKVHEEIWRGTVSEALAHFTGHAPRGEFTLVIGGAAEPQAWSEAQVRAALAQRLAEGWSARDAASDVAARSGWPKRAVYRLALETPANERE, encoded by the coding sequence ATGCGGGCGCACAAGGAGGGCGTTTTGGGCACGCTGTACCTGGTGGCGACACCCATCGGCAACCTGGAAGACATCACCCTGCGGGCGCTGCGCGTCTTGCGCGACGTGTCGCTCATCGCCGCCGAGGACACCCGCCACACCCGCAAACTCCTGGCCCGCTACGACATCCACACGCCCACCACCAGTTACTTTGAGCACAACAAACTCGCCAAACTGGACGCCATCCTGGCGGCGCTGGAGGCGGGCGACGTGGCGCTGGTGTCGGACGCGGGCATGCCGGGCATCTCGGACCCGGGCTACGAGTTGGTGCGGGCGGCGCTGGAGCGCGGCTTCCCCGTCGTGCCCGTGCCCGGGCCGTCGGCCATCGTCGCCGCGCTGGCCGCATCGGGCCTGCCCACCGACGCCTTCGTGTACGTCGGCTTCCTGCCCAGGAAGGCTGGGGAGCGACGGAAGGCGTTGGAATCGCTGCGGGGCGAGCGCCGCACCCTAATCCTGTACGAAGCGCCGCACCGGCTGCTGGACGCCCTGGGCGACATCCTGACCACCCTGGGCGACCGGCCCATGGCCATCGCCCGCGAACTGACGAAGGTGCACGAGGAAATCTGGCGCGGGACGGTATCCGAAGCCCTGGCGCACTTCACCGGCCACGCGCCGCGCGGCGAGTTCACGCTGGTCATCGGCGGCGCGGCCGAACCGCAGGCGTGGAGCGAGGCGCAGGTGCGCGCCGCGCTGGCCCAGCGCCTGGCCGAGGGCTGGAGCGCCCGCGATGCCGCGTCGGACGTGGCCGCCCGCTCCGGCTGGCCCAAACGCGCCGTGTACCGCCTGGCGCTGGAAACACCCGCGAACGAACGCGAATAG